The Vitis vinifera cultivar Pinot Noir 40024 chromosome 7, ASM3070453v1 genomic interval GCAGATTGGttccaaacataagaaaataagaaaataatttgccttaacatttattttgttttttacttagTACTTTcatagaaccaaacatagcatttaGTTTCAAGAAAAAACATCATTGGAAAAGCCACCAAACCACAACCAATCCATTCACACATCCTCCTCAAAGGAAAAGAATGTCCTTACTCAACTTCCCAACTAAACTATGTAATACCTCATGCAATACCTCCTTCCTCGTTTCAACACATAAATTTCTTTGACATTACTAATGAATGTAATAATTACAGGAGTGTAACTTGAATGGATTCTTCACTAGAATTGTGCTCAAAACACATCTAAAATTACCTAGAAATGCTGCTTCTTATTCGATTTTGATAGTGCACTCTGTAAAATCGGTCCCCTTTTTGCTAGAGAACTCATATAACAGACATTCGATATAATTCTTCCACATCGCAACTTGCCTAAGAATTCCATTACTGAACATTCCCCAAAATTTCCCCACATTTCAAAGCCCTAAATTTAGAAATCCACACATAAAGAACCATATCCTCCAATGCACTCCGCCTAATCCAATCACATACATCGCCAATCATAACAACACAAAATCTAAGATTCAAACTAtcaatttcttccatttcactttctcagcaaccaaacagatgaCGAAACAAACAGCAAAGATATGAAAGTAGAATTTTACCTCCGGATCTTGTTGCCTTGGCCGACCTGGTACATGCCCCAAGAGAAAGCACCGACGGCGGCTAGAAAGATGGCCATGGCACTGGGACCTTTGGTCGGAATCCGGCGAGCGTACCTGACTGGCGCAAAGCCTCCGGGAGGGGGTCCGTCTTGAAGGATCGGCATGTCCTTGACGCTGACCATGCCAGGCTTCTTCCTTATCATTGCCTCCGTCATCTTCTCCGGCGATTCTCTGAATCTCTCTACTTTCTCCCTCTAAAACCCTCGATCCGCTCCTTCccttctctctctagaaatGCTCTTTAGGACTTCTCAGAGGCGGATGGCCCGGCCCAGTGGTCCACGAACCCACGAGCCCGATCAATTCAACGACTCGAATTCCTTGAGTCGGCCGGGCCGGCCAGCGTAGTTAGTGTACGTGTCCGGCTTAAC includes:
- the LOC100244646 gene encoding NADH dehydrogenase [ubiquinone] 1 alpha subcomplex subunit 13-B, which encodes MTEAMIRKKPGMVSVKDMPILQDGPPPGGFAPVRYARRIPTKGPSAMAIFLAAVGAFSWGMYQVGQGNKIRRMLKEEKFAARSAILPVLQAEEDERFVKEWKKYLEEEARIMKNVPGWKVGESVYNSGRWMPPATGELRPEVW